The Plasmodium sp. gorilla clade G2 genome assembly, contig: PADLG01_00_20, whole genome shotgun sequence genomic sequence AATTAGAAGTCAAAGgagaagatgatgaagaaatcTAGTGAATATCAATTAAGCGAATCAGTAAggaacatattaaaaaatatgtacaaaaagaatgatgatgataaaaaaaaaagaattattagatTTTGAAAATGTGAATAATGATTTAAAAtctgaattattaaattattgtaatttattaaaagaagtaGATATGAATAATCTTTTGAAAGATCATGAATTAGgaaatgaagaagatatatttaataacttAACAAAATTGTTAGAGgaatataaagaagaaaatgataatgttctttatcataaaatgaaaaatgaagCATTGtgtttaaaaaatgtaaatgactggatgaaaaataaaacaggATTAGTATTACCACAATTAACATATGATTTAACAGATGAAAACAATGATTTTACAGAGGTcacacaaaataaaaattatacttCTGAAAATATTGTAGATAAATTATATTGTAATAATGAATATTGTAATAGATTAAAAGATCATAATAATTGTGTATCCAAAATAAATGTAGAAGATCAAAAGAATTGTGCCTTATCATGGGCTTTTGCATCTAAATATCATTTAGAAACTATTAAATGTATGAAAGGATACGAACCTGTAAATACATCTGCTTTATATGTTGCAAACTGtggtaaaaatgaaaataaaggaTGTATGCACTGAAGGATCGAATCCATTAGTATTCTTACAAACAGTTGAAGAAAAGGGATTCTTACCAACAGAATTAAATTATCCATATGATCAATCTAAAGTTGGAGATGTATGTCCAGAAGTACAAAATGACTGGGATAATGCATTTGAAAATGCTAAAGTATTAGATTATAACAATGAACCATTTTCTTTAGGCACCAAAGGATATACTGCATATGAAAGTGAACATTTTGAGGATAATATGGATTTATTTATAGATATGGTAAAGAGGGAAGTACAAAATAAAGGTTCAGTTATTGCTTATGTAAAAGCTGAAAATGTCTTAGGATATGAATTAAAACGGAAAGAAGGTTCAAAATTTATGTGGTGATAAAACACCTGACCATGTAGTTAATATTGTTGGTTATggtaattatttaaatgatgaaGGTGAGAAAAAAATCTTATTGGCTTGTAAGAAATAGCTGGGGTAAATATTGGGGAGATGATGGTTACTTTAAAGTTGATATGTATGGACCATCAAACTGTGAAAATAATTTCATCCACAGTGTAGTAGTATTTAATGTTGATTTACCTGTAAATGAAAACTTCGATAAAAAAGAgcatgatatatataattactacTTGAAGAATTCTCCAGAATTCTATCAAAACctttattataaaacatttaattCAAATAAAGAGGAAACATCTATGAATAACAATTCTTATGTTTATGGTCAAGATACACCACCACCACAAAATCAACCATCAGTAAGTGGAGCACAACATCAGACAGAATCATCTGATAGTGGAAGACAACAGACAACATCATCAGGTACTGGAGCACAACCAACAGGATCATCATTAACTGAAACTCAAGGAGGATCGCAAGTAAGTGGAGTTGTACAAGGACCAAGATCATCCTCACAAGGAGTGCAACAAGTATCAGGGCCTTCATCAAAAGAAGGATCACCACCAGGAGCTGCAGAAACAAAAGGAACAGAAACTACAGTATCAACTGCAGAAGGATCATCAGGAGTATCAGCTCCTGCCAAGGAAGATACAACCGCAGAAAAGATCCAAATAATGCATGTATTGAAACATATAAAGAATAGTACAGTTAAAAGAGGTTTAGTTAAATATGATCATGAATTTGAAGTAGGAGATAATTCTTGTTCAAGAACTACTTCAAAAAATCCAGATAATTATGAAGAATGTGTAAACATTTGCAAAGAAAAGTGGTATGATTGTAGAGGAACACCTGTTCCTGGATATTGTTTAAGTGCTTTtgataagaaaaatgaaTGTGATTTCTGTTATGTATAAAAgttttatgaaatatataaataatgaataatCATATTAAAAACTTTATACACGTGtgttttcttatttattattttatttattatttattatttattttttcatttaaatatttaaaatattaattatactagtttttatttaaaactaTATTATGTAATTCTCTTTTACTTCATATTCTTATCTTGtcttattcatatatttatatcattacgGAGAATATATTTTCCACTTAAGAAGTCAAAGGTTATTCatgatatttaatatatatatgagttaatgaaaaatataatttttttttttaatatatttaaaaaagaaagaatgaaaaatgtacatatatgtaatagttatataacttatatgttatttttcatattttaattttattcatatatatatattaaataattaaaaattattggGGTAATATAACcaacaatatttttataaagaacATTATCTAAAAATGTATTGAAAtgctttataaaaaaatatatataatgataagtaatatgaataaatattttttttatatattattttttcaataataaggctataaaaatatatacttaataaaaatcatattaAGGTTAAGTGtactttattaaaatattacatgAGCATAAAAGTTAGTAAACCTTATGATGGGAAATCAATTTTATTCATGAGccttcatatatttattaatataataataaataataaaaaagaaaaaataaaataaataaaaagtctagtaaaatatgataatgaattttcttttgtgtaatattattattaatatgatcTTCTCAAGaccaagaaaaaaaaaaaaaattaaggtTATGTTCTCATAAttgaaatgaatataaaagtCTTTTTACTcctaaaaatatttaatgaaatatatacgACTTATTATATGCTTGTTATGTAAAAAGTTTTTATATTGGAAGaaacaaaattttattacatatgtatttagaatttttttttttttttttttttaacagaatgaataatatatttatgagatgagaatttttaatatttttttttttttcggtttaaaatttttttgtgtCACGATAACTAATCCcttattcttaaaaaaagatatacacatttacaatatatatattcttacaatttaatatatattagaataataataattaattataactAGAATTTGATAATCCGAAATcttaaaatgttataaaaattagaagaaattcacttattatatatatatatatatatatacatatatttatttaatgcactttataatatatggctttttctttttttttctttctttttattgaGAGGTGtgcaatatatatttttttgaataattaaaataaaaagaagtcATATTCTagatttattcttttttgagaatatacaaaaaaaaaaaaaaataattaaataattaaaataatataatgtatttttattacatatatttatatatatatataataaatttttttatttaaaattaaactAGATtgtccaaaaaaaaaaaaaaaaaaaagaacaaaaaaaaaaaatatatatatataataatatatatatatattataaaatatatgtattataagataaagaaaaattaaataaatcaaacttattgaaataattaaagttcttataatattatataacataatattgatatatgaaaatgaagTCATATATTTCCTTGTTATTCATATTGTgtaagaattaaaaaaaataaaaattaatatatcaaaatttaattattatatattaaataatattatatttttactcaTTCACAAATATTTGTCCTTATTTTTTCTCAGGTGTTATatttaacaaaaatattataaaatgtacAACAGGAAGTGAAAGCGGAAGTGGAGGAGGAAGTCCAGCCGGAAGTGCAGGTGTAAGTGAAAACGGTAGTAGGGGACAAAGATCAGCAACAAGCCCAGAACAAGGTGAAGAACAAAGTCCAAGCGGTGGTTCAGTACAAAGGCAAGAACAAGGTGCAGGACAAAGTTCAAATGAAGTTTCAGGAGATGCTTCAGTACAAAAGACAGTTACTTCATCAGTAACACCATCTCCAACCACTCCttcagaaaataaaaattccaTTTTGGTAAAATCTGCTTTATTAAAAGATTATATGGGTGTAAAAGTTACTGGTCCATGTAACGAAAATTTTGTTATGTTCTTAGTtcctcatatatatattgaagtTGATACAGAAGATACTTATATCGAATTAAGAACATCATTGAGAGAAACAGataatttcttattatttgaatCAAACAGTGGttcattagaaaaaaaaaaatatgtaaaagaaGAATCAGAAGGTAC encodes the following:
- a CDS encoding serine repeat antigen 4, putative; translation: MMMIKKKELLDFENVNNDLKSELLNYCNLLKEVDMNNLLKDHELGNEEDIFNNLTKLLEEYKEENDNVLYHKMKNEALCLKNVNDWMKNKTGLVLPQLTYDLTDENNDFTEVTQNKNYTSENIVDKLYCNNEYCNRLKDHNNCVSKINVEDQKNCALSWAFASKYHLETIKCMKGYEPVNTSALYVANCVFLQTVEEKGFLPTELNYPYDQSKVGDVCPEVQNDWDNAFENAKVLDYNNEPFSLGTKGYTAYESEHFEDNMDLFIDMVKREVQNKGSVIAYVKAENVLGYELKRKEGSKFMW
- a CDS encoding serine repeat antigen 4, putative, with the translated sequence MMKVRKKSYWLVRNSWGKYWGDDGYFKVDMYGPSNCENNFIHSVVVFNVDLPVNENFDKKEHDIYNYYLKNSPEFYQNLYYKTFNSNKEETSMNNNSYVYGQDTPPPQNQPSVSGAQHQTESSDSGRQQTTSSGTGAQPTGSSLTETQGGSQVSGVVQGPRSSSQGVQQVSGPSSKEGSPPGAAETKGTETTVSTAEGSSGVSAPAKEDTTAEKIQIMHVLKHIKNSTVKRGLVKYDHEFEVGDNSCSRTTSKNPDNYEECVNICKEKWYDCRGTPVPGYCLSAFDKKNECDFCYV